In Leptospira sp. WS58.C1, a single genomic region encodes these proteins:
- a CDS encoding CBS domain-containing protein: MLVKDILEKKDRKILSVEPSTTVWEAIRFMTKYDIGSVIVLKEGKLAGIFTERDLLHFASTDREAVFEKTVADLMSTTLTTMQPNDQVDEVLSIMLKKRIRHMPILDGNRLVGIVSIGDAVKAKIAKTEEENKNLKNYIYSESGFI; encoded by the coding sequence ATGCTGGTAAAAGATATCTTGGAGAAAAAGGACCGAAAGATCCTCTCGGTGGAGCCCAGTACCACCGTTTGGGAAGCGATCCGATTTATGACCAAGTATGATATAGGTTCCGTGATCGTGCTAAAAGAAGGGAAACTCGCCGGTATATTTACAGAAAGGGATTTACTTCATTTCGCCTCGACAGATCGGGAAGCGGTATTCGAGAAGACAGTGGCGGATCTAATGTCCACCACATTGACTACAATGCAGCCGAACGATCAAGTGGATGAAGTACTTTCCATTATGCTAAAAAAAAGGATCCGGCACATGCCAATTTTGGATGGAAACAGATTGGTGGGAATTGTCTCCATTGGGGACGCTGTTAAAGCCAAAATTGCGAAAACGGAAGAAGAGAATAAAAACTTAAAAAATTATATATATAGCGAGTCCGGATTTATCTGA
- a CDS encoding mannose-1-phosphate guanylyltransferase, which yields MIQDKPVVLIMAGGKGERFWPRSRVSTPKQLQKVYSKNTLLKETLNRAYTITSPDRVFIGTNATLKKAILSQERSFPENNFIIEPEGKNTAPIIALASLYFQEKFGDPVQVVLSADAWVNSEKEFAKSIQKALKEADEHLVLLGIKPNRPEVGYGYISAGKPTKHGFEVKSFFEKPDVKTAIKYIKKPNFYWNPGIFLWKTSLILDEFEKHSPKILKPLKDRFPFKKMGDLGEAFKLLPSEPVDIAIMEKSARIRMVEASFSWDDVGSWLSLERVLPGDNQGNRHIGKEILFYKSGNNVTQTRKEFTALLGVQDIVVVEEEDVLFIASKEGIGDIKNMVAEIRKNKGLQKYTE from the coding sequence ATGATACAAGACAAACCCGTAGTACTCATTATGGCGGGAGGAAAGGGGGAAAGATTCTGGCCTAGATCCAGGGTTTCCACTCCTAAACAACTCCAAAAAGTATATTCTAAAAATACTCTCTTAAAAGAGACTTTAAATAGAGCTTATACGATCACAAGTCCGGATCGGGTATTTATCGGAACAAACGCCACTTTAAAAAAAGCGATCCTTTCCCAGGAAAGAAGTTTCCCGGAGAATAATTTTATCATAGAGCCCGAAGGAAAAAACACAGCGCCTATCATCGCTCTTGCTTCTTTATATTTTCAAGAGAAGTTCGGAGATCCGGTTCAGGTGGTACTTTCCGCAGATGCTTGGGTGAATTCCGAAAAAGAATTTGCCAAGAGTATCCAAAAGGCATTAAAAGAAGCTGATGAACATCTTGTTTTATTAGGGATCAAACCGAATCGTCCGGAAGTAGGTTACGGTTATATCTCCGCCGGAAAGCCGACCAAACATGGGTTCGAAGTAAAATCATTCTTCGAAAAGCCGGATGTAAAAACCGCGATCAAGTATATTAAAAAACCGAACTTCTATTGGAACCCCGGGATCTTTCTTTGGAAGACAAGTCTGATCTTGGATGAGTTCGAAAAACATTCTCCTAAAATATTAAAACCTCTTAAGGATAGATTTCCTTTTAAAAAGATGGGTGATCTGGGAGAAGCATTCAAACTTCTTCCTTCCGAACCTGTGGATATTGCCATCATGGAAAAAAGCGCTCGTATCAGAATGGTAGAGGCGAGTTTTTCTTGGGACGATGTTGGCTCTTGGCTTTCTTTAGAAAGAGTATTGCCTGGAGACAACCAAGGCAATCGTCATATCGGGAAAGAAATACTATTTTATAAATCCGGAAACAACGTCACTCAAACTAGAAAAGAATTCACAGCACTACTCGGAGTGCAGGATATCGTTGTGGTGGAAGAGGAAGACGTTCTCTTTATCGCTTCTAAAGAAGGAATAGGTGATATCAAGAATATGGTAGCCGAGATCCGTAAAAATAAAGGTTTACAAAAGTATACCGAATAA
- a CDS encoding chemotaxis protein CheW produces the protein MSAEIEHQYILFSLGEEEYALPIVLVDEIIKIHNLVKVPRSKNYFAGIMDIRGKVVKMVDLGVKLNIPHTHEHGYDRAIVVKIGGESVGIIVDKVANVALFPPETINPPPPSIKGISSRYITGVGKKDDRFIILIDIEKILGSEELAELGAGAK, from the coding sequence ATGTCCGCCGAAATCGAACACCAGTACATTTTATTTAGCTTGGGAGAGGAAGAATACGCTCTTCCGATCGTTCTTGTGGATGAGATCATCAAGATCCATAACCTGGTCAAGGTCCCAAGATCCAAAAACTACTTTGCAGGTATCATGGATATCAGAGGTAAGGTAGTCAAGATGGTGGATTTGGGTGTGAAACTCAATATTCCTCATACTCACGAGCATGGTTACGATCGTGCAATCGTAGTAAAGATCGGCGGAGAATCCGTCGGTATCATAGTGGACAAAGTGGCTAACGTAGCTCTTTTTCCTCCGGAAACAATCAATCCTCCTCCTCCTTCTATCAAGGGAATTTCCTCCCGTTATATCACGGGTGTCGGTAAAAAGGACGATAGGTTCATCATCCTGATCGATATCGAAAAAATCCTAGGATCTGAAGAATTAGCGGAGTTGGGTGCCGGGGCGAAATGA
- a CDS encoding LIC_12238 family plasminogen-binding lipoprotein — protein MIPGMNIRFSYFIIFLYSFFFFSCLGMSGEFGWALVDETKQSLLEKKFTSVQEFTLTREKLIFPTNKTLVYLYKFSRTPNPEAEIYVSLSRFQVGFNEIEVRRKRPELSSSSITGSFQELIAGKYLIKVSYEGEVIDQVEFRVIEPEEREEEKESGIDDVEKYTKAKKSLNQ, from the coding sequence ATGATTCCAGGAATGAATATACGGTTTTCCTATTTTATAATTTTTTTATATTCTTTCTTCTTTTTTTCCTGCTTGGGAATGAGCGGAGAATTCGGCTGGGCTTTGGTTGATGAGACAAAACAAAGTTTATTGGAGAAAAAATTTACATCCGTCCAGGAATTTACCCTTACGAGAGAAAAGTTGATCTTTCCCACGAACAAAACATTGGTATATCTTTACAAATTTTCCAGAACGCCTAACCCGGAAGCGGAGATCTACGTGAGTCTGAGTAGGTTTCAGGTGGGATTTAACGAGATAGAAGTACGACGCAAAAGGCCCGAACTTTCCAGTTCTAGCATCACGGGCAGTTTTCAAGAATTGATCGCAGGTAAATATCTGATCAAAGTCTCCTATGAGGGAGAAGTGATCGATCAAGTAGAATTCAGAGTAATAGAACCGGAAGAAAGGGAAGAAGAAAAAGAATCCGGTATAGACGATGTGGAAAAATACACTAAAGCGAAAAAATCTTTAAACCAATAA